The genomic DNA TGAACTTAAGTTGGTCAATAAACGTAGTCTTAAGGCTAgagttttataatttttaacttagattaaatacaaaagaaaacaaaaaaaaccccctaaatgtgccatgagaaaaccaaaatagtgggtttgcgatcagcatggatccagaccaacctgcgcatccgcgcagtctggtcaggatccatgctgtttgctaatggtttctctaattgcagtaggatttaaaagcgaacaacatggatcctgaccagactgcgtggatgcgcaggctggtctagatccatgcttgtcgcaaacccactatgttggttttctcatggcacggctcaaatagattCAAAGTTATTTAATTACATGAGTGAAAATATTTTCTCCTACCTTTAGAAATAGCCAACCACAATCTCTtaagccctcaacagacggtaggttctatatattgtacaacactaattatatcaaagatgtacacttttaaaattgtacatttttccaatacagacagtattccactcccatataaatcacagagatttacctagtaatcATAGTGcttcaggtactgaaaagaatgtaaccattaataaaaaataaaattcacctttttatgtcccatgaacttgattacgcatgacactaATGAGCCacgtcatgggaaaaccaacatagtggctttgcgaccaggatagatccagaccagcctgtgcatcagcgcagatgctggtcggaaacgcattctgttggttttctcatggcgcggctcaaagcatttaactgttcagTGTCATcatttttccattatgcattgaAAGcaattttatattcagatttgtatttattttttgagcagttgtttctggaatttcattcacttgcctcttatcaactaataattaccaatttgttgcttgtcaacgtgggtggtacgtaaggcaaaacgtACGAAATAGAagatgtcctaatctgtaagccAAGACATAAGATTTatgaaatcaaggaatagcattgTACACACGATAATActtggctgtacatcttaaatttaattggcgttgtacaacaaaaatctacgtctgttgagggctttactgatatctatatataaaCTTAGCATACACTTGACCTCCTGATGCACAGTTTGTAACAATATCGTTCATGTTACATTTACATCCGGTTTTTGTTACCTTCATTCTAATGATATAACCTAAACAAATGTTTAAGTATATCGGTAGCGCAGAAATGACTGTCATGTAAAAACGATATCATAGAGTCATTATTTTTACTTGTTTCGTTTTAACCTTGTAGCTTTTTAGCACTTTCTGAATTAAATTACTGATGCACGAGTACGATACATGTTTAAAGCAGTGCTTAATCAACAAGCTGTATTGCTAAAAATACTGGGAAATGATTTCAgcaatttatatttcaaaaagtgcACACTTGAACTATTGTTTAGaacagaaagaagaaaaaaagaagaagaaacaaTGGAAGTAGGAAAAACGAAATGTGGCAAATGATAAAAGAATACAGATAGTTGAAATGTACataattgcaaaaaataaatGCAGACTGAAAAGgctgatatatatataatgcaaattATTATTAGTTCATTTGTGAAGTAAAAAAATAGTTCTAGTAATAGACTGTATCATTATTTTAGACATATTTTACAATCAGTAATCAAGTTGTTTCGTCTATGAAAGATAGGCAATGTTACTGGGTTACTGTTCTTTTATCTTGTTTGTGCAGTGGTAATGAAAATACTATGTAAAGTCACGTTGAGAGAAACGTGGTTTGAATTGTTAAACTCATATTGCTTATCACTGGACCAAATAATTAAATAACCATTCTAATAAGCATAAACTATAAAAATGTTACGTATGACATCAACTTCATTTGATTAACTTATCTTCTcttgaaatatgtcaaaaacgtaaaaagaaaaagacatattaaacagGTAAGAATTTGATAACTTTTGCTGAATACGTTTAACTCTATGATTTAAGCGGTTCGCaagtaattaaatttaatttgttttttaaaacttattcacACACGATATAAACATTTGtggaaaataaaatcatatttgtATTTGTGTCATGAATGTTGATAACCTGACTGAATGTATATATACCTGTGATAAAAacttattttaacaatttttgtttaGGAGCACAGTTTACGTGACTTTTAGCTGAAAAGGactgcttttgaattttacataatGGCCAGCGAATACTTGACAAACAAATGGAAAATGTGGTTCAAGTGGCTCGATATAAATAAAGACGGAAAACTAGACTCCAAGGACATGAATGCAGCTAGGTAATTAACTGTGTTAGTTTTGTTAGATTAACGTCTCATGCTGAGAGTGTTGAGAAAGGACCTAAGACAGTTTTGATATGAATATACCATATGCAAGGTATCAGTTACATGTTGCAAGAATGACAAAGATTTTTGATCTAGAATAAATGAGAATAATATTATTTTAGGGTCAAATAATTGATATTGATTTTGTTTGCCATACGGAAAAGGGAacttttttattcagaaaatatgtaaaagGATCCAAATGTAGCCTTACAAAGTAAAAACGATATTGGTTTGAAAAATATTCCAGTGCCTTAGCTGATCATTTGTGTATACAAATGTGTATGAAAGCTGGAGATTTGACTTGGTAACCGCAATTATAGGTGAGGTAAATTGTTAGGACAAACATGAAGAAAACTTTTATTCTTCAATAACTATACAGTacagttttcttcatttaacTGACAAAATGATACATAACCTTCTCAAAAGAGATAAACATTTGTCCAGTTCCTAGTAATTAAATGTATtgtatagaaatatctttatcGGAGCTTCCGTAGTCCACTGGTAAAAGTCACTGGTTTGATCAGTCTACCACCACCGctgtttttttccaaatgttaAATTCCTGATGTAGGAATTATCGTTATCTCCATCTACTATTTTGCCATGTTCCGGTTTTTATGGAAAGCCTTTTCGCTTTTCGCTACATTTACGATCGAAAAATGCCGAATGGAATAAAGTGAATACATCATcccacggaaattgccgagtgtcattacgggtccattacctcaATTCAATGAAGCTATCTGACTAATTTTatggaggtcggtggttctacataCGTGTCCATTCTTGTCAGTCAAAACGGGCCCCTTGGGTTTGTTTTATCATTGGATCTTGACAGTAAATATTTAGTCTAAATTAGAATTTGATAATCTATTTATGACTTTTTTAGGGAAAGATTCGTTGAGCTTAATGACTTTGATGCAGTGAAGACAAAAGCGGCGATGGATATCTTTGAGAATTGGTGGAAGGACTTCATTTTCCGTGGAAAAGTTGAACTATCAGAAGAAGAGTTCATCGAGTCTATGAACGAGGGATTCAAAACAGACAAAGATGAATTCATAGAAAGAATGCGCAGATGCTTCCAAGTCGCTTTTAATGTAGTCGACATCAACAGTGAGCAAAATATAGATGAAGAAGAATTTATTGTTGGTTTTAGAACATCTGGGCATGAAAATATAGAACTCAATAAAAAGTTTTTCGAGATGTACAATCCCAAGAAGGGTTTAGTTTCTGTGCATGATCTTGTGGAATCTTGGGTTCAGTTTACCACCTCGGAGGATATGTCAAAGCACGATATTGTGAAAGCGGCATTTGAATTAGGTGTTTGACAGTATGTTACATATACAGTTGTATTATATGATTACAGTTAAAGGAGTTTTGTTTGATGGGAATGACATTTATTACACAGAAAGACATTATTATGATGTTGAATATATTGTAAAAGTTTGCGAAACAACGCAATTGCGAAGTTATTATCGCCGAGTAGATTGCTCAGTGAGAAATTATCCATGATTTTACTCTGATATTGAGAAAATATTGTACAGTAAATACAGTAAATAGTATTTTATACTAGTAATAGCTGTGGCTATTAGaacatttgtttacataaaacccATATCAGAATcggaataaaatatatgtatatcatgttttaatatattcagTTTTACTCCATGCTGAATTATTCACGTGGGCTATGCTCTCGTGCTCGTTTAATTATATCGAATTCATATAACCAATTCCGAAAGTGTTTTTATTGTGTTTTCTATCAGGATCACAGATATCTGACATCATGTCGATTTAGCTTTCGTGCAATGCCACTGCTAAATAGCACGTGCATAACTCCTATTACTTCAAAATATTGGCagaaaaagtgtgttttagtATAAAGTAACATACATAAGCAACAAACTGATCAAAACATCCTAGTCTAGaactttatttttgataaataatttaCTACACGTGTAAGGCATCATAAGATTTTATTTGGAAACTTTTCTCCACTCCCTCAAAACCTCGAGGTATTCTATGGAACCTTACATTACCTGTCATAAGTTTGAAATTAGCCTAAACATCTAAATTAAGATAAATCATGAATCTAAAAAATGACGACGGCGAAATGTGTACATAATTTCTAAAAACAACTAAGTACTGGTTCAATTTATAACTTGATAATTTGTAATTCATTAATGTTGGCTGTTCATGATAGATTCCAAGATAGTTGTGGCGTAATTTCTTGGAATTATACTAGTTCAGTAGTATGTTCGGTTAGTAAATCAGTTAATGAAGGACCATATAAATAAGTGTTTATCGTTACGCAGTGGTACTTTTAACGGTATATtccatttttttgttaattttattgcc from Mercenaria mercenaria strain notata chromosome 11, MADL_Memer_1, whole genome shotgun sequence includes the following:
- the LOC123532445 gene encoding sarcoplasmic calcium-binding protein-like, with amino-acid sequence MASEYLTNKWKMWFKWLDINKDGKLDSKDMNAARERFVELNDFDAVKTKAAMDIFENWWKDFIFRGKVELSEEEFIESMNEGFKTDKDEFIERMRRCFQVAFNVVDINSEQNIDEEEFIVGFRTSGHENIELNKKFFEMYNPKKGLVSVHDLVESWVQFTTSEDMSKHDIVKAAFELGV